In one Hyphomicrobium sp. 99 genomic region, the following are encoded:
- the hrpB gene encoding ATP-dependent helicase HrpB, protein MTQSKFSDPLPIDDVLDEIRAALLSSGTAVLVAPPGAGKTTRVPLALLDESWTAHGKILVLEPRRIAARAAAERMATNIASRLGDKIGLRARLNSKTGPHVAVEVVTEGVFTRMILDDPELKGVAAVLFDEFHEGSLDADLGLALALDARSALRPDLKILVMSATLEAANVAKLLGDAPIVRSEGRAYPVETRHVARRANRIEDDVVDTVKRAVANDTGSILVFLPGQGEIARVAERLSAHALPADVDIVPLYGGLDPAAQDRAISPAKNGRRKVVLATSIAETSITIEGVRVVVDSGVARVPRFEPDVGITRLETVRVSRASADQRRGRAGRTAPGICYRLWDEPETQGLVPFAEPEIRSADLSSLMLDCAEWGTNDPRSLKWLDPPAEGALAAARTGLQAVGALDGEGRITEEGKRLRALPLPPRLARMVLKAGDNGDARTAAELAAILVERGIGGNDLDLAVRLENFRRDRSQRAESMRALARQWARTGTAAAPKSKETSPAALLALAYPERIAKNRGKRGSFLLANGRAGILDDSHHLASAPYLVVAELQGRAAATRIMLAIAAEEAEIEVFAADRIETSDEVVFDKDARAVRARRTRRLGAIALNSEPRRLLPDEDVSAVLARGLGDLGAEALPWTKAQLQMRSRIAFLRKGDDTWPDLSDAALTASMDEWLSPFLSGKSRFAEIDADTLDAALTSLVPRQMRVRLDAEAPTHFDAPTGNRFALDYDVADAPALHIRVQELFGLKEHPAIARGRLPLTLHLLSPAHRPIQITRDLPGFWAGSWKAVRADMRGQYPKHVWPDDPANAKPTARAKPRGT, encoded by the coding sequence ATGACTCAAAGCAAATTTTCCGATCCGCTCCCGATCGACGATGTGCTCGACGAAATTCGAGCAGCGCTTCTGTCCAGTGGAACCGCAGTGCTCGTCGCGCCGCCGGGCGCGGGCAAGACAACACGCGTGCCGCTCGCCCTTCTCGATGAATCCTGGACCGCTCATGGCAAAATTCTCGTTCTTGAGCCGCGCCGCATTGCGGCCCGTGCCGCCGCGGAACGGATGGCCACGAACATTGCCAGTCGCCTCGGCGACAAGATAGGTCTGCGCGCGCGCCTCAATTCCAAGACAGGCCCGCACGTCGCCGTCGAAGTCGTGACCGAAGGCGTCTTCACGCGCATGATCCTCGACGATCCCGAGCTCAAGGGCGTCGCAGCGGTTTTGTTCGACGAGTTCCACGAGGGCTCGCTCGACGCCGACCTCGGATTGGCACTGGCACTCGACGCGCGTTCGGCGCTCCGGCCCGATCTCAAAATCCTCGTCATGTCGGCCACGCTCGAAGCCGCAAACGTCGCGAAGCTGCTCGGCGACGCGCCGATCGTCAGGAGCGAAGGCCGCGCCTATCCCGTCGAAACCCGCCACGTGGCGAGGCGCGCGAATAGGATCGAGGACGATGTCGTCGATACTGTGAAGCGGGCGGTTGCCAATGACACGGGCTCGATCCTCGTGTTCCTTCCTGGCCAAGGTGAGATCGCGCGCGTTGCCGAACGCCTGAGCGCGCATGCTTTGCCAGCAGACGTAGACATCGTTCCGCTTTACGGCGGCCTCGATCCCGCCGCCCAGGATCGCGCCATTTCGCCGGCAAAAAACGGCCGCCGCAAAGTCGTTCTCGCGACATCGATCGCAGAAACGTCGATCACGATTGAAGGCGTGCGCGTGGTCGTCGATAGCGGCGTCGCGCGTGTTCCCCGCTTCGAGCCCGATGTGGGCATCACCCGTCTCGAGACAGTGCGCGTATCGCGCGCTTCGGCCGATCAGCGTCGCGGCCGCGCGGGACGAACCGCACCGGGCATTTGCTATCGCCTGTGGGACGAACCTGAGACGCAAGGCCTCGTGCCGTTTGCCGAACCCGAAATTCGCTCCGCTGATCTCTCTAGCCTGATGCTCGACTGTGCAGAGTGGGGCACGAACGATCCGCGCTCGCTGAAATGGCTTGATCCGCCGGCCGAAGGCGCGCTCGCGGCGGCGCGTACCGGTTTGCAAGCCGTCGGTGCGCTCGATGGAGAAGGCAGGATTACGGAGGAAGGAAAGCGGTTGCGCGCGCTGCCGCTTCCGCCGCGCTTAGCGCGAATGGTGCTGAAAGCCGGCGACAACGGCGACGCTCGGACAGCCGCAGAGCTGGCGGCAATCCTCGTCGAGCGCGGCATCGGTGGCAACGATCTCGATCTTGCGGTTCGCCTCGAAAATTTCCGCCGCGATCGCTCGCAACGGGCAGAAAGCATGCGCGCACTCGCGCGTCAGTGGGCGCGAACAGGAACCGCTGCAGCACCGAAATCCAAAGAGACTTCGCCAGCGGCACTCCTCGCACTCGCTTATCCTGAACGAATTGCGAAGAACCGCGGAAAGCGCGGCAGCTTTCTTCTCGCGAATGGCAGAGCTGGGATTCTCGACGATAGTCATCACCTGGCCTCCGCGCCCTATCTAGTCGTTGCCGAGCTTCAGGGACGCGCAGCCGCGACGCGGATCATGCTCGCGATCGCAGCGGAGGAAGCGGAGATCGAAGTATTCGCGGCTGACCGAATAGAGACGAGCGACGAGGTCGTATTCGACAAGGACGCCCGCGCCGTGCGCGCACGCCGAACGCGCCGCCTCGGTGCCATCGCGCTCAACAGCGAGCCGCGCCGTCTTCTCCCAGACGAAGATGTGTCTGCCGTCCTCGCGCGAGGCTTGGGAGATCTCGGAGCGGAAGCCCTGCCATGGACGAAGGCGCAGCTTCAAATGCGCAGTCGCATCGCATTCCTCCGCAAAGGCGACGACACATGGCCGGATCTGTCGGACGCAGCTTTAACGGCATCGATGGACGAATGGCTCAGCCCTTTTCTATCCGGCAAATCGCGGTTTGCTGAAATCGACGCCGACACCTTGGACGCCGCGCTGACTTCTTTGGTGCCGCGCCAGATGCGCGTGCGCCTCGATGCCGAAGCGCCAACGCACTTCGACGCGCCGACGGGCAACAGATTTGCTCTGGACTATGATGTCGCGGATGCCCCGGCGCTGCATATCCGTGTCCAGGAGCTCTTTGGACTGAAGGAGCATCCCGCTATCGCGCGTGGTCGCCTGCCCCTCACGCTGCACTTGCTGTCGCCTGCGCATCGGCCAATTCAAATCACCCGCGATCTACCAGGCTTCTGGGCAGGCTCTTGGAAAGCGGTGAGAGCCGACATGCGCGGCCAATACCCCAAGCACGTCTGGCCTGACGATCCCGCGAACGCGAAGCCCACGGCGCGAGCGAAGCCGCGAGGAACGTGA